A single window of Rhizobium sp. SL42 DNA harbors:
- the gap gene encoding type I glyceraldehyde-3-phosphate dehydrogenase, protein MTVKVAINGFGRIGRNVLRAIVESGRTDIEVVAINDLGPVETNAHLLRYDSIHGKFPAEVKVEGDTIIVGGGKPIKVTAIKDPATLPHGEMGVDIAMECTGIFATRDKAALHLQAGAKRVIVSAPADGADLTVVFGVNHDKLSKDHLVISNASCTTNCLVPVVKTLDDAVGIDHGFMTTIHSYTGDQPTLDTMHKDLYRARAAALSMIPTSTGAAKAVGLVLPHLKGRLDGTSIRVPTPNVSVVDFKFVAKRNTTAEEINEAIKSASNGALKGILGYTDEPLVSRDFNHDSHSSIFALDQTKVLEGNFVRILTWYDNEWGFSNRMSDTAVAFAKTI, encoded by the coding sequence TGCGCGCCATCGTCGAATCCGGCCGTACCGACATCGAAGTCGTTGCCATCAACGACCTCGGCCCGGTCGAAACCAATGCTCACCTGCTCCGTTACGACTCGATCCACGGCAAGTTCCCGGCCGAGGTAAAGGTCGAAGGCGACACCATCATCGTTGGCGGCGGCAAGCCTATCAAGGTCACTGCGATCAAGGATCCGGCAACCCTTCCGCATGGCGAAATGGGCGTCGACATCGCCATGGAATGCACCGGCATCTTCGCCACCCGCGACAAGGCCGCCCTGCATCTCCAGGCTGGCGCCAAGCGCGTCATCGTTTCGGCACCGGCCGACGGCGCTGACCTGACCGTCGTCTTCGGCGTCAACCATGACAAGCTGTCGAAGGACCACCTGGTCATCTCCAACGCGTCCTGCACCACCAACTGCCTGGTTCCGGTCGTCAAGACGCTGGACGACGCCGTCGGCATCGATCATGGCTTCATGACCACGATCCATTCCTACACCGGTGACCAGCCGACGCTCGACACCATGCACAAGGACCTGTACCGCGCCCGCGCCGCAGCCCTGTCCATGATCCCGACCTCGACCGGCGCTGCAAAGGCAGTCGGCCTGGTTCTGCCGCACCTCAAGGGCCGCCTCGACGGCACCTCGATTCGCGTGCCGACCCCGAATGTCTCGGTCGTGGACTTCAAGTTCGTCGCCAAGCGCAACACCACCGCCGAAGAAATCAACGAAGCCATCAAGTCTGCCTCGAACGGCGCTTTGAAGGGCATCCTCGGCTACACCGACGAGCCGCTGGTCTCGCGCGACTTCAACCACGACAGCCATTCGTCGATCTTCGCACTCGATCAGACCAAGGTTCTCGAAGGCAACTTCGTCCGTATCCTGACCTGGTACGACAACGAATGGGGCTTCTCGAACCGCATGTCGGACACGGCAGTGGCCTTCGCCAAGACGATCTGA
- a CDS encoding sensor histidine kinase, whose product MLGSLQPMLIVWGPEQITLYNDGYAQMCGNRHPAAFGRPFRDLWFDIWDQVDPIITAAYAGQGTSMDDIQFTMYRKGYPEETHFSFSYTPVRDPWGTVLGMFCACSEITAEVLMRREQQTIRERFMQVFELSQGGIAMLSGKNHVFDYANEQYYAMIGNRDIIGKPVADAVPEVVRQGYIDILDGVYRTGEPFVAKGLEVELNRGANGEKQTRIIDLAYQPMRDPDGRIGGILVQALDVTEMRADEKHRELLSHELGHRLKNQLAMVQAIASQTLRSAPDMQTARRTLSDRISVLSYAHDAIIKGGNGSSRVGDLVAQMISLHDDPNAPRITTSGPNLKIGSRSSLSLSLILHELATNALKHGALSVPEGRVNLTWGVMGPHQDRFELVWRESGGPPVIHPGTESSGTRLIRAGLAGTADCKVDFTYAPEGFNLIISTELAGFQQEH is encoded by the coding sequence ATGCTGGGGTCCCTGCAGCCCATGCTGATCGTCTGGGGACCGGAGCAGATCACGCTCTACAATGACGGCTATGCCCAGATGTGCGGCAATCGCCATCCAGCCGCATTCGGCCGTCCGTTCCGGGACCTATGGTTCGACATCTGGGATCAGGTCGATCCGATCATCACCGCAGCCTATGCCGGACAGGGCACATCGATGGACGACATCCAGTTCACGATGTACCGCAAGGGCTATCCCGAAGAGACCCATTTCTCGTTCTCCTACACACCCGTACGCGATCCATGGGGAACCGTGCTTGGCATGTTCTGCGCCTGTTCGGAGATCACCGCCGAGGTTCTCATGCGCCGCGAGCAGCAGACGATACGCGAACGCTTCATGCAGGTTTTCGAACTGAGCCAGGGCGGCATCGCCATGCTCTCGGGCAAGAACCACGTCTTCGACTATGCCAACGAGCAATACTACGCGATGATCGGCAATCGCGACATTATCGGCAAGCCGGTGGCGGATGCCGTCCCCGAAGTCGTGCGTCAAGGCTATATCGACATCCTCGATGGCGTCTATCGAACCGGCGAGCCCTTTGTGGCCAAGGGCCTAGAAGTCGAATTGAACCGGGGAGCGAACGGCGAAAAACAGACGCGGATCATCGATCTGGCCTATCAACCGATGCGCGATCCGGATGGTCGGATCGGCGGCATACTGGTCCAGGCGCTCGATGTGACCGAAATGCGCGCCGATGAGAAGCATCGCGAGCTCCTCTCGCATGAACTTGGCCACCGGTTGAAGAACCAGCTGGCAATGGTCCAGGCGATCGCCTCGCAGACATTGCGCAGCGCGCCCGACATGCAAACCGCGCGCAGGACACTCTCAGACCGCATCAGCGTCCTGAGTTACGCCCATGATGCGATCATCAAGGGCGGCAACGGCTCTTCCAGGGTGGGTGACCTCGTCGCACAGATGATTTCGCTGCACGACGATCCCAACGCGCCGCGGATCACGACCTCGGGTCCCAACCTGAAGATTGGCTCCCGGTCTTCCCTGTCGCTGTCGCTCATCCTGCACGAACTTGCGACCAACGCGCTGAAGCATGGCGCGCTTTCGGTCCCGGAAGGACGCGTCAACCTGACATGGGGTGTCATGGGGCCCCATCAGGACCGCTTCGAACTGGTCTGGAGGGAGAGCGGTGGGCCGCCGGTCATCCATCCCGGCACAGAAAGCAGCGGCACACGCCTGATCAGGGCTGGCCTTGCCGGCACGGCCGACTGCAAGGTCGATTTCACCTATGCGCCGGAGGGCTTCAACTTAATCATTTCAACGGAACTGGCCGGATTTCAACAAGAGCATTGA
- a CDS encoding response regulator has product MAQAQKTRLLVVEDDGLIRLDLVDILVDAGFDVVDAANADEAMAVFQNTVDIAALLTDIDMPGSMNGLELANHIHGQAPACKIIVISGRYHPDMHLLPSGSRFLTKPLSEAAVGRIFADLELRPQ; this is encoded by the coding sequence GTGGCACAGGCACAAAAGACGCGTTTACTGGTCGTGGAAGACGATGGTTTGATCCGGCTCGACCTGGTCGACATCCTTGTGGATGCCGGCTTCGACGTCGTCGACGCGGCCAATGCCGACGAGGCCATGGCGGTCTTTCAAAACACAGTGGATATCGCCGCACTGCTCACCGACATAGACATGCCGGGTTCGATGAACGGATTGGAACTGGCAAACCACATTCATGGCCAGGCACCTGCCTGCAAGATCATCGTGATATCGGGCCGTTACCACCCCGACATGCACCTGCTTCCATCCGGATCCCGATTTCTCACCAAGCCCTTGTCCGAAGCCGCCGTCGGGCGCATATTCGCAGACCTCGAGCTCCGGCCGCAATAA
- a CDS encoding potassium/proton antiporter, producing MDEFYAVTLVATALVLLAAFSSLIAFRFGAPLLLLFLLIGLGAGTDGLGIELSNFSLAYVIGSVALAIILFDSGYGTSLQSFRLSASPALTLATIGVLVTTLLFGLAAHLLLDLTYLEGLLLGAILASTDAAAVFFLLRIGGINIRDKVRSTLEVESGTNDPMAIFLTIALVELISSGAGYSGLDLQLLLLFLEQMGLGLVVGLIGGAVIVFVLKRMQVERGLAPIFLLALALMIFAFTGTIGGSGFLAVYVAGIYAGSRKLPATGSISRFQDGMTWLAQIIMFLVLGLLATPTQFLDILLPAVVLGLFLVFIARPLAVWLCLLPFDFTQRETGFIAWIGLRGAVSILLGIVPVIGHLENSHTYFNTAFIVVMISLVVQGWTIKPVAKKLGLIIPPRIGAIDKVELDLPGSANHELLAYRVVAGSPILRGERIPRWAMPSLVIRDGKSMRYQYAGRLRENDNVYLFVVPAYSRLLDRLFASAAPVAEDDGEFFGTFAISPATLVQNLDEAYGPLLISDGERAKTVAELILQRLGGRGEYADRVRLGPIVLIVRDIDELGHIASVGVSMEPVEPATTLPIFLNIRELAHALRDYLRRKRAARIAESQVEK from the coding sequence TTGGACGAATTTTATGCGGTCACCTTGGTGGCGACAGCGCTTGTTCTTCTGGCTGCCTTCTCGAGCCTGATCGCGTTCCGCTTCGGCGCACCGCTGCTGCTGCTCTTCCTGCTGATCGGCCTGGGCGCCGGCACCGACGGTCTCGGTATCGAGTTGTCCAACTTCTCCCTCGCCTACGTCATCGGTTCGGTCGCGCTTGCCATCATCCTGTTCGACTCGGGCTATGGCACATCACTGCAATCCTTCAGGCTGTCGGCATCGCCCGCACTGACGCTGGCGACCATCGGGGTGCTCGTCACCACCCTGTTGTTCGGCCTCGCCGCCCATCTGCTGCTCGACCTGACCTATCTCGAAGGCCTGCTGCTTGGCGCCATCCTGGCCTCGACCGATGCCGCCGCGGTCTTCTTCCTGCTGCGCATCGGCGGCATCAATATCCGCGACAAGGTGCGCTCCACGCTCGAAGTCGAATCCGGCACCAACGACCCGATGGCGATTTTCCTGACCATCGCGCTTGTCGAACTGATTTCGAGCGGCGCCGGTTATAGCGGCCTCGATCTTCAACTGCTGCTGCTGTTCCTCGAACAGATGGGCCTTGGCCTCGTCGTCGGGCTGATCGGCGGCGCGGTCATCGTCTTCGTGCTCAAGCGCATGCAGGTAGAGCGCGGTCTGGCGCCAATCTTTCTGCTGGCTCTCGCCCTGATGATCTTCGCATTTACCGGCACCATTGGCGGCAGCGGCTTTCTAGCCGTCTATGTCGCCGGCATCTATGCCGGTTCGCGCAAGCTGCCGGCAACCGGCTCCATCAGCCGCTTTCAGGATGGCATGACCTGGCTTGCCCAGATCATCATGTTCCTCGTGCTTGGCCTGCTCGCCACTCCGACGCAATTCCTCGACATCCTGCTGCCGGCGGTCGTGCTCGGGCTGTTCCTCGTCTTCATCGCCAGACCGCTCGCCGTCTGGCTCTGCCTCCTGCCCTTCGACTTTACCCAGCGCGAAACGGGATTCATCGCCTGGATCGGCTTGCGTGGCGCCGTCTCGATCCTGCTCGGTATCGTGCCGGTCATCGGCCATCTGGAAAACAGCCATACCTATTTCAACACCGCCTTCATCGTCGTGATGATCTCGCTGGTCGTGCAGGGCTGGACGATCAAGCCGGTTGCCAAGAAGCTCGGCTTGATCATCCCGCCACGCATCGGCGCCATCGACAAGGTCGAACTGGATCTTCCCGGATCGGCCAATCACGAACTGCTCGCCTACCGCGTCGTGGCCGGAAGCCCGATCTTGCGCGGCGAGCGCATTCCCCGCTGGGCCATGCCGTCCCTGGTCATCCGCGACGGGAAATCGATGCGCTACCAATATGCCGGGCGACTCCGTGAGAACGACAATGTCTATCTGTTCGTCGTGCCCGCCTATTCCAGATTGCTCGATCGCCTGTTTGCTTCCGCAGCCCCGGTCGCCGAGGACGACGGCGAATTCTTCGGAACCTTCGCAATCTCGCCCGCGACGCTGGTCCAGAACCTCGACGAGGCCTATGGGCCGCTTCTCATCAGCGACGGCGAGCGCGCCAAGACGGTCGCCGAACTGATTCTCCAGCGCCTCGGCGGCCGCGGTGAATATGCCGACCGCGTGCGCCTCGGTCCGATCGTGCTCATCGTTCGCGATATCGACGAACTGGGACACATCGCCTCCGTCGGCGTCTCGATGGAACCGGTGGAGCCGGCAACCACCCTGCCGATCTTCCTGAATATCCGCGAACTGGCCCACGCGCTGCGTGACTATCTGCGGCGCAAGCGGGCCGCGCGCATCGCCGAAAGCCAGGTGGAAAAATAG
- a CDS encoding phosphoglycerate kinase, whose amino-acid sequence MPAFKTLDDLTDIAGKRVLVRVDLNVPVTDGKVSDTTRIERVAPTIKELSEKGAKVILLAHFGRPKGEPVADQSLSLIAPSVEEVLDQRVAFASDCVGEAAASAIAKLNNGDILLLENTRFHKGEEKNTPEFTAELAKNGDIYVNDAFSAAHRAHASTEGLAHHLPAYAGRTMQAELEALEKGLGQPKRPVVAIVGGAKVSTKIDLLSNLVTKVDALVIGGGMANTFIAAQGINVGKSLCEHDLADTARAIMETAKTAGCAIVLPVDGVVAREFKANAANETVDIAAIPADAMMLDVGPKSVEAINAWISKGATLVWNGPLGAFEITPFDTATVSAAKHAAEQTRAGKLVSVAGGGDTVSALNHAGVADDFSYVSTAGGAFLEWMEGKELPGVAVLTKAG is encoded by the coding sequence ATGCCGGCTTTCAAGACACTCGACGATCTCACCGACATCGCAGGCAAGCGCGTGCTTGTTCGCGTCGACCTCAATGTACCCGTCACGGACGGCAAGGTCTCGGACACCACCCGCATCGAGCGCGTCGCCCCGACCATCAAGGAACTGTCGGAAAAGGGCGCCAAGGTCATCCTGCTCGCCCATTTCGGCCGCCCCAAGGGTGAACCCGTCGCCGACCAGTCCCTGTCGCTGATCGCCCCCTCCGTCGAGGAAGTGCTCGACCAGCGCGTCGCCTTTGCCTCGGACTGCGTCGGCGAAGCCGCCGCGTCTGCGATCGCCAAGTTGAACAACGGCGACATCCTGCTGCTGGAAAACACTCGCTTCCACAAGGGTGAGGAAAAGAACACGCCGGAATTCACCGCCGAACTCGCCAAGAATGGCGACATTTACGTCAACGACGCCTTCTCGGCGGCACACCGCGCCCATGCCTCGACCGAAGGCCTCGCCCATCACCTGCCGGCCTATGCCGGCCGCACCATGCAGGCCGAGCTGGAAGCGCTCGAAAAGGGCCTCGGCCAGCCGAAGCGCCCGGTCGTCGCGATTGTCGGCGGCGCCAAGGTCTCGACCAAGATCGACCTCCTGTCCAACCTCGTCACCAAGGTCGATGCCCTCGTCATCGGCGGCGGCATGGCCAACACCTTCATCGCCGCCCAGGGCATCAATGTCGGCAAGTCGCTCTGCGAGCATGATCTTGCCGACACCGCCCGCGCGATCATGGAAACCGCCAAGACCGCCGGCTGCGCCATCGTTCTGCCGGTCGACGGCGTGGTTGCCCGCGAATTCAAGGCCAATGCCGCCAACGAGACTGTCGATATCGCCGCCATCCCGGCAGACGCGATGATGCTCGACGTCGGGCCGAAATCGGTCGAGGCGATCAATGCCTGGATCTCCAAGGGTGCGACCCTCGTCTGGAACGGCCCGCTCGGCGCGTTTGAGATCACGCCCTTCGATACGGCCACCGTTTCGGCGGCAAAACATGCCGCCGAGCAGACCAGGGCCGGCAAGCTTGTTTCGGTCGCCGGCGGTGGCGATACCGTCTCCGCGCTCAACCATGCCGGCGTTGCCGACGACTTCTCCTATGTCTCCACCGCTGGTGGCGCCTTCCTTGAATGGATGGAAGGCAAGGAACTGCCAGGCGTTGCTGTCCTGACCAAGGCTGGCTGA
- a CDS encoding fructose bisphosphate aldolase, with product MVDAKMLNKISSAPGFIAALDQSGGSTPKALSLYGISEADYKGDEEMFRLMHAMRVRIMRAPAFTGDKVIGAILFERTMDGEAEGQAVPTYLWEKRGVVPFLKIDKGLLDEENGVQLMKAMPDLDTLLIRGREKGIFGTKMRSVIANADKAGIAAVVEQQFEVARQIIGQGLIPIVEPEVSIKSPTKTEAEAILRDEIANHLDKLPAGETVMLKVTIPTVADFYAPLAARKQVARVVALSGGYSTADACEKLSHNHDMIASFSRALTEKLRVSMSDAEFNASIADTIDQICAASVKKV from the coding sequence ATGGTGGACGCAAAGATGTTGAACAAGATCAGCTCGGCGCCGGGTTTCATTGCGGCGCTTGACCAGAGCGGCGGTTCGACACCCAAAGCGTTGAGCCTCTACGGGATCTCCGAAGCCGACTATAAGGGCGACGAGGAGATGTTTCGCCTGATGCATGCGATGCGCGTCCGCATCATGCGCGCGCCTGCCTTTACCGGCGACAAGGTCATCGGTGCAATCCTGTTCGAGCGGACCATGGACGGGGAAGCCGAAGGTCAGGCCGTTCCGACCTACCTCTGGGAAAAGCGGGGCGTCGTGCCTTTCCTCAAGATCGACAAGGGTCTGCTCGACGAGGAAAACGGCGTCCAGTTGATGAAGGCGATGCCGGATCTCGATACTCTCCTGATCCGCGGCCGCGAGAAGGGTATTTTCGGCACCAAGATGCGCTCCGTGATCGCCAATGCCGACAAGGCGGGCATTGCAGCCGTCGTCGAGCAGCAGTTCGAAGTGGCCCGCCAGATCATCGGCCAGGGCCTGATCCCGATCGTCGAGCCGGAAGTGTCGATCAAGAGCCCGACCAAGACGGAAGCCGAAGCCATTCTGCGTGACGAGATCGCCAACCATCTCGACAAGCTCCCGGCCGGAGAAACTGTCATGCTGAAGGTGACAATCCCGACGGTTGCCGATTTCTACGCGCCGCTGGCCGCCCGTAAGCAGGTCGCCCGTGTCGTCGCCCTGTCCGGCGGCTACAGCACAGCGGACGCCTGCGAAAAGCTCAGCCACAACCACGACATGATCGCAAGCTTCTCGCGCGCCTTGACGGAAAAGCTGCGCGTCTCGATGAGCGATGCCGAATTCAACGCCAGCATCGCGGATACGATCGACCAGATCTGTGCCGCGAGCGTGAAAAAGGTCTGA
- a CDS encoding PACE efflux transporter: protein MRSTSDRIRHAISFELIGLAIIIPLGALAFAMPIDAIGVVGIGSATIATLWNYLYNIGFDHLMQRISGTTQKTLGVRVLHAIAFEAGLLLVLMPFIAWYLGISLWQALVMDVAFALFYMVYAFAFNWAYDRVFPVPALRTN from the coding sequence ATGCGCTCGACCAGCGACCGTATCCGCCACGCCATCAGCTTCGAACTGATCGGCCTTGCCATCATCATCCCGCTCGGCGCCCTGGCATTCGCGATGCCGATCGACGCTATCGGCGTTGTCGGCATTGGCAGCGCGACGATCGCAACGCTCTGGAACTATCTCTACAACATCGGCTTCGATCACCTGATGCAGCGCATCAGCGGCACGACGCAGAAAACCTTGGGCGTCCGGGTCCTGCATGCCATTGCCTTCGAGGCCGGCCTGCTGCTGGTGCTGATGCCCTTCATCGCCTGGTATCTCGGCATAAGTCTCTGGCAGGCACTGGTGATGGACGTGGCCTTTGCGCTGTTCTACATGGTCTACGCCTTCGCCTTCAACTGGGCCTATGACCGGGTGTTTCCGGTCCCGGCCTTGCGGACGAACTGA
- a CDS encoding PhzF family phenazine biosynthesis protein, with translation MRDIPFVTVDVFTDQRFSGNPLAVITDARGLSGEDMQQIATEFGYSETTFVLPPRDRANSAEVRIFTPVTEIPFAGHPNVGTAFVLAGMGEIFGHALSDQLRFEEKAGLVEISVQRDSSNQVIATTIRAPGPLTIGASIPVEQLAPCIGLTPSDIVTTRHLPTFASVGLKFILIEVSSLQALGGAASRIDAVTALRDAYADQECDCATFLYTWVGEDHVRARVFAPLDNVTEDPATGSASAALGAYLASLNPEPQSRQLLVEQGVEMGRRSLIRLQVNVAGGRFEDVTVSGSSVEVMHGTIRL, from the coding sequence ATGCGCGACATTCCCTTCGTTACAGTCGATGTCTTCACCGACCAGCGCTTTTCCGGCAATCCGCTCGCTGTCATCACCGATGCGCGAGGATTGAGCGGCGAAGACATGCAGCAGATCGCCACCGAATTCGGCTATTCGGAAACGACATTCGTGCTGCCGCCAAGGGATCGGGCCAACAGCGCCGAAGTTCGCATCTTCACGCCGGTCACGGAAATTCCCTTTGCCGGTCATCCGAATGTCGGCACCGCCTTCGTGCTCGCCGGCATGGGCGAAATCTTTGGCCATGCGCTTTCCGACCAATTGCGCTTCGAGGAAAAGGCGGGCCTGGTCGAGATCTCCGTTCAGCGCGACAGCAGTAACCAAGTCATCGCCACCACGATACGCGCGCCCGGCCCGTTGACGATCGGCGCTTCCATTCCCGTCGAGCAACTGGCGCCCTGCATTGGGCTCACCCCGTCCGACATCGTGACGACGAGACATCTGCCGACATTTGCCTCGGTGGGCCTTAAGTTCATCCTGATCGAGGTCAGCAGCCTTCAGGCTCTTGGCGGCGCTGCCTCCCGGATCGATGCCGTCACAGCCCTGCGCGACGCCTATGCCGACCAAGAATGTGACTGCGCCACCTTCCTGTATACCTGGGTGGGTGAGGATCATGTCCGCGCCCGCGTCTTTGCCCCGCTGGACAACGTCACCGAGGACCCTGCGACCGGCAGCGCCTCGGCAGCGCTCGGCGCCTACCTCGCCAGTCTGAACCCGGAGCCGCAAAGCCGGCAGCTCCTCGTCGAGCAGGGAGTCGAGATGGGACGACGCAGCCTGATCCGGCTTCAGGTCAATGTCGCTGGAGGCCGCTTCGAGGACGTCACGGTGTCGGGAAGCTCGGTCGAGGTGATGCACGGGACGATCCGCCTCTGA
- a CDS encoding MFS transporter has translation MRRNLLPVAALLLGTLFLFLGNGLHGLLLPVRGAVEGYSNEVLGLLGTSWATGFVFGCFVAPKLVMRVGHVRAFSTFVSLIAVIALLTGIVVDAHWWVLLRAITGFCTAGTSMIVESWLNERATNESRGMIFSLYISITLIGVVGGQMMVGVFDPETTILFMICGIVYCFAIMPTTMSTAETPQPLKSVKIDLPNLYRNSPVSFIGILLIGIANGAYGTLGAVFGTRAGLDAGTIAIMLSVTIFLGALMQFPAGKLSDRIDRRFVLAALSLLAALAALILLIFRPSDPGMMILFVAIYGAAANALYPIAVAHANDFAGADEFVKVSGGLLLLFGIGTIIGPTLGGPVMTLMGPYALFAVTALAHLTLSAYAIYRSRLRAAIPAGERDNVPNLPISASPMGTAESLSLDPRAARLPDQDEQNASAAEERA, from the coding sequence ATGAGACGAAATCTTTTGCCGGTTGCGGCCCTCCTGCTGGGCACGCTCTTCCTGTTTCTCGGAAATGGCCTGCATGGTCTTCTGCTGCCGGTCCGCGGCGCCGTCGAAGGTTATTCAAACGAAGTGCTCGGTCTGCTCGGGACGTCCTGGGCCACCGGCTTCGTCTTCGGTTGCTTCGTCGCGCCCAAGCTCGTCATGCGCGTCGGCCATGTACGCGCCTTTTCCACCTTCGTTTCACTGATTGCGGTCATCGCGCTATTGACCGGCATCGTGGTCGATGCGCATTGGTGGGTGCTCCTGCGCGCCATTACCGGATTTTGTACCGCCGGCACCTCGATGATCGTTGAAAGCTGGCTCAACGAACGCGCCACGAACGAAAGCCGCGGCATGATCTTCTCGCTCTACATCTCGATCACCCTGATCGGCGTGGTGGGAGGCCAGATGATGGTCGGCGTATTCGATCCCGAGACCACGATCCTCTTCATGATTTGCGGTATCGTCTATTGTTTCGCCATCATGCCGACAACCATGTCGACGGCGGAAACCCCGCAACCGCTGAAATCGGTAAAGATCGACCTGCCGAACCTCTATCGCAACTCACCGGTCTCCTTCATCGGCATCCTGCTGATCGGCATCGCCAACGGCGCCTACGGCACGCTCGGCGCGGTTTTCGGCACCCGTGCGGGTTTGGACGCCGGCACCATCGCCATCATGCTGTCCGTCACGATCTTCCTCGGCGCCTTGATGCAGTTTCCGGCCGGCAAGCTCTCTGACCGGATCGACCGCCGCTTTGTGCTGGCGGCCCTTTCGCTGCTGGCGGCACTTGCCGCACTCATCCTGCTGATTTTCCGGCCGAGCGATCCCGGCATGATGATCCTGTTTGTCGCGATCTATGGTGCGGCGGCCAATGCCCTCTATCCGATTGCCGTCGCCCATGCGAACGACTTCGCCGGAGCCGACGAGTTCGTCAAGGTCTCCGGCGGCCTGCTGCTGCTCTTCGGTATCGGCACGATCATCGGGCCGACCCTCGGCGGACCGGTGATGACCCTTATGGGACCCTACGCGCTGTTTGCCGTCACCGCGCTGGCGCATCTGACGCTGTCGGCCTATGCGATCTATCGCAGCCGCCTGCGTGCGGCGATTCCGGCGGGTGAACGCGACAACGTCCCGAACCTGCCGATCAGCGCCTCTCCCATGGGCACGGCCGAAAGCCTGTCGCTGGATCCGCGCGCCGCACGGCTGCCCGATCAGGACGAGCAGAACGCCTCTGCCGCGGAGGAACGGGCATGA
- a CDS encoding DUF1192 domain-containing protein, producing the protein MTFDDLPRKTTTKHEIGAELTAISADELRHRIALLEQEIDRIKAEIERKEAGRKAADRLFGPKV; encoded by the coding sequence ATGACCTTCGACGATCTGCCGCGCAAGACAACGACGAAACATGAGATCGGCGCGGAGCTGACGGCGATCTCGGCCGACGAACTGCGCCACCGCATCGCCCTGCTGGAGCAGGAAATCGACCGAATCAAAGCAGAGATCGAGCGTAAGGAAGCAGGTCGAAAGGCAGCCGACCGCCTGTTCGGACCGAAAGTATAA
- the rcdA gene encoding protease adaptor protein RcdA, with protein sequence MSELGLNTVSFAGRAAASSQFKATYAEGMGLVEETAAYLDGPGRAAAKVLPRQASVLYAAESMRLTTRLMQMASWLLLQRAVNNGEMSRDQVLSEKSKVRLDGFNVDRTAPGWLDLPESFRDLVERSLRLQNRIALLDREIYRPQEEEFLPDNENSVQAQLNLLRTAFNAG encoded by the coding sequence ATGTCGGAACTCGGGTTGAATACGGTTAGCTTCGCCGGTCGCGCAGCGGCATCCAGCCAGTTCAAGGCGACCTATGCTGAAGGCATGGGCCTGGTTGAAGAAACCGCCGCCTACCTCGACGGTCCTGGCCGCGCTGCCGCCAAGGTCCTGCCCCGTCAGGCATCTGTTCTCTACGCCGCTGAATCCATGCGCCTGACCACCCGCCTGATGCAGATGGCTTCCTGGCTGCTGCTGCAGCGTGCCGTCAACAATGGCGAGATGAGCCGCGATCAGGTTCTCTCCGAAAAGAGCAAGGTGCGCCTCGACGGCTTCAACGTCGATCGCACGGCCCCCGGCTGGCTCGACCTCCCGGAATCCTTCCGCGATCTCGTCGAGCGCTCGCTGCGCCTGCAGAACCGCATCGCCCTGCTCGACCGCGAAATCTATCGCCCGCAGGAAGAAGAATTCCTGCCGGACAACGAAAACAGCGTCCAGGCACAGTTGAACCTGCTGCGCACGGCTTTCAACGCCGGCTGA